ATCATGAGGAGATGCACGCCGCTGGTACTCACATTATTCGCTCGGCAGAAGGGCGCTTTGTGATTGACCAGGACGGTAATCGTTTGCTCGATGGTATCGCTGGTCTTTGGTGTGTCAATGTCGGTTATGGGCGTCACGAAATTGTTGAAGCGGTGACGCGGCAAATGCAGGAGCTTCCTTACTATTGCTCCTTCTTAAATTCGACTACACAACCGCCAATTTTGCTGGCCGAACGCTTAGCTCGTTTGGCCCCTGCCCGACTTAACCATACAACTTTCACCTGTTCCGGTTCAGAGGCCAATGAAACAGCGCTGAAGATCATTCGGGGCTATTACAAGCTACAAGGTCAGTCGCAGAAATACAAAATTCTCTCTCGAACCTACGCCTATCACGGCGTTACTTTGGCGACGACTAGCATGACGGGCTTGCCTGCTTGCTACGGCCCCTTTGATCTGCCACTCCCCGGTTTCTTGCAGGTGCCTGGACCTTACCATTACGGTGCCAATACTGATTTAGATCCGGTGGCCTATGGTCAATGGTGTGTCGAGGAGACGGCTCGCATCATCGAGCGAGAGGGAGCAGATACAATCGCGGCCCTATTTGCCGAGCCGATTCAAGGCGCGGGTGGGGTAATTGTGCCACCCGAAGGCTACCTACCAGCGCTCCGCCAACTCTGCTGGGATCACAACATTTTGTTCGTGGCGGATGAAGTGATCACAGGCTTTGGGCGTCTGGGTGATTGGTTCGCCAGCACGATTTGGGATTTGGATCCCGACCTGATGACAATGGCAAAGGGCATTACCAGTGGTTATTTGCCCTTGGGAGCCACGATGGTTAGCGACGAAGTGGCTGAGGTACTAATTCGCAACGGCTACTTTGCCCACGGTTTTACCTACAGCGGTCATCCCACTTCCGCCGCTGCCGCCCTAGCGAACCTAGACATCCTGGAGGGGGAAGGCATTCTGCCCTGGGTGCGTGACCAGATCGGTCCTTACTTCCAGCGCCAGCTCAAAGCCTTGGCTGAACATCCTGCGGTCGGCGAGGCCAGAGGTGATGGCTTGATTGGTGCGCTGGAGGTTCTGCCACGCGGCGGCAAAGCAGCCTTGAATCCCAAAGACCCAATGGGCGTGAAGCTGTCGGTGCTGGCCCGCGAGGAAGGCGTGATTGTACGGGGCATTCGAGATTTGATCGCGCTGTCTCCGCCTCTGACGATCACAGAAACCGAAGTCGATTTCCTGTTCACCAGCCTCAGGAAAGCTCTGGACCGTCTCTGGTAGATCGTCTTGGGTAGACAATCTCTGCTAGACAGTCTTGGGTCAACCGGTCTTAGCTAAACCTATAGACGGTACTGTAGACCCAGGTTCGCGCCGATGCCTTCTGCTGCGGGTGGGATGTAAAGCTCCCCCTGACCTCACCATGATCACAAGGGAAGGTTCACAGCAAGGGACAGGATATGAACCTGGCAGTTAGGCAGGACAACCTCGAAAGGCTTCCCGAACTGGGGTTAGTGTGCATTACGGCATCGGATCAGGTGCGATACCGCACGGTGACCCGCAAACGGCTGTTGCAGCTTAGTCCTGAGGAGCAGGAGAACACGCTGCGTAAGCTGTACACCGAGAACCTGGCTCGGCTCAATAGGGCCCTTGATTTTTGTGCTGAGCATCAGATTCGGCTGTACCGCATGACCTCGGCGCTGTTTCCTTTTGCTGATGATGCCCTAGGCGAGACCATCCTGGCAGAGTTCAGCGACGAACTGCGGAGCACGGGCGACCGCGCTACTGCCCTAGGCATTCGCTTGGTCCTGCACCCTGACCAGTTTGTGGTGCTCAGCTCTGACCGGCCTGAGGTGATTGAGAACAGTATCAAGATTCTGGCGGCACAGGCCCGCATCCTCGATCTGTTAGGGCTGCCCCGTTCCCCTTGGGCAATGATGGAAATCCACGGCGGCAAGTCTGGCCGTGCCGAGCGTCTGATTCAGGTGATTCGGGATCTGCCTGAGGCTATTCGTTCGCGCTTGGCCTTAGAAAACGACGAGTATGCCTATAGCGCCACCGAGATTTTGGCCGTCTGTCAGGCTGCTGAGGTCCCGATGGTGTTCGACGCCCACCACCACGTCATCCACGAACAGCTGCTCAGCTACGAAGACCCCAGTGTCAGCGAGATACTGCTGGCCGCCCGCGATACCTGGCCGGTTCCCGAGTGGCAGCTGGTGCATATCTCTAATGGCAGCGATTCCTTCAATGACCAGCGCCACAGTGATTTGATTACGGTCATGCCTAGCGCCTACCGTCATGCGCCCTGGATTGAAATAGAAGCCAAGCTTAAAGAGCAGGCGATCGAGAAACTCCGTACAGACTGGTTGCCTACACTAAGCACCCCTTACGCAGTGAACGCAGCTCAGCAGTAGCCCGATAACACAAATTGAGCTAATTGCAATAGCCTCTTTAAAGTATCAATTTCTGTTAACGACTAATGCAACAGCTAAGGAGTTTGCTAATCTAAGGGTGGGCACAAAGTTAACTCGGTTTCAGGACAGTGCCCGCTCTCCTGAACCACTCGCAGCTTAGACTTGTAGAGCCTAATACCTCAGCAGTAGAGTGCCTAAAAAGTTGAATCCTTGCTAGTTAGGCTTATGGATTTAGCTACAGCACTAAAGCTACCAGGTTACTGGACTTAGAGGATGAAAGTTAAGGTTCTAGACTCAACGCTGTGGGCGTCTGATTGTCCAAAACTATAAGTAACCAGTTCTTGATTTCACCAACCCTATAAACCCGGTAGCCTTCTACCGGGTTTAGGCTCTTAGGCAGATTTTGGACTATTTAGGTTTCAGCAACCAGTCGGTAACTGGCAATCTGCCAGGGTTGAATGCCTGGGTCCTGCTCCAGTGAATACAGAGATCGCTCCATCAGGTCCACCCGTTCGGCTAGCCGCAGCGGCAAAGGGCTAGTGAGCACCAAGCGGGCCGGTCGCCCCTGGCTCTCGTAGCAGCGCAGAATAAAGCTATTGGGGTCATCTTCAGCCTGCTTGAGGGTCATCAGGACCAAGTTATCTGCCCCTAGGTCCAACAGGCTAGCCTGATCTGGCAATTGCACCTGCCCTGTCAGAGAGGCTTCGACTGCTTGGGACTGAGCGGGAGTTTCAGCTTGATGGAGAGGTGCATTGAGTTCCTGCCCTCGCTGCACAACCTGCGCCGTTTGCCAGTTCCCAGGATGAGGGTAAAGCATATAGTCAAAGGGTGCATGAACTCCCTGGTCTGCTTGGGGATCGGGCCATTCTGGACCCCGCAGCAAGGTCAGCCGGATTTGACTGGGTTTGCAGTCGTAGCCATATTTGCTGTTATTTAGCAGGCTGACGCTGTAGCTACCGTCGCTAATGGAAGCCCAGCGCAGGGCTGGCACCTCCCATTGCGCTTTCTCCGCTGGGGTCTCGGCCTTGGTCGAGCGCTCAATCACGCCGCAGGGGATTTCGTAGCTTGCCCGGTCACTGCTAGTTGCGAGGGGAAAAGCTGCTTTGACCAGCACGTGCTTTTCCTGCCAATCAATGAACTGCGTACTAATTTTCAGACCACGCGAACCCGGAGCCAGATAGTAGCGCTGGCAGAACTGCGATTGTCCAATGGCACGATGCACTTCAATGCTTTCAGGGCTCAGGCGCTGAGGCGGTACTAGCAACTGGGCAGCCGGTAAAGGATGCTGCTCGTAGTTAGGGTCAATATTCCAGGCATCCCAATACTGCCCTTCATCTTTGAAGGCTTGCAACTGATTGCCAGGACCGCTCAGTACCTCGCGCTGATGGGTTTTGTCAAAAACACTGCTCAAATTGCCGGTTTCAGGATCAACCCTGACCCGCAAGAATTCGTTTTCTAGAATCAAGTCTTCTAGAGCTAGATTTGTTGCGTTCTCAAAGCTCTCGTTGCCCTCGTTATGCGAGGAAACAGGCGATAAGGCTGCATAGCCGATTGCAGGAATCGAAACTTGGTTGCCCTCCAGCCATTCCGATCGCTCCCAGTTGAGAGAATTGAAAACCAGACGTGAAGAAGGGGCAGCAATATGAGCCGCAATCGAGGCTAGAGAATCTGAGAGAATTTGCTGGGCTGTCTGCTCCACTGCCTGCCATTCCCGGTCGGCATCATGATAAACCTGAGGAATCGAAGAACCCGGCAAAATGTCATGGAACTGGTTAAACAGCAGCTTTTTCCAGGCAGTTTCTAGAGCCTGTTTCGGATAGCTTCTTCCAGAAACTAGTGAGGCCAGGGACGCAAAGATCTCAGCTTGAGCTAGCAGCACTTCACAGGAGCGATTGGCTCGTTTTTGAGCGGCTTGCGTCGTGTAGCAGCCGCGATGAAACTCCAAATACAACTCACTATTCCAGATCGGAAAATCTGAGCGGGACTGCTGTAATCGATCTAAAAAGACTTGGGCAGTGGTGTGCTGAATAGTGGGGAAGAGGGGCGATTCTTGCCATTGACGTGCCGTCTCCAGCATGTCCCGAGTGGGACCGCCGCCGTGGTCGCCAACCCCTGGCATCCAGAGCGTGTCAGCAAAGCCTAGTCGCTGCTCATGTTGACAGGTCGACTCGGCCATTTTGACCGGCTCAATTTGCTGGTTCACCAATGGGCTCATGTAGCTAAAAATGCGAGAGCCATCGGGAGCTTGCCACCAAAATGCAGTGTGGGGAAACTGGGTCGTGTCGTTCCAGGTCAGCTTCTGCGTGACAAAGTAATCGAGCCCCCCTTGCTTGAGAATCTGTGGCAATTGCCAAGTAAAGCCGAAGGTATCCGGAACCCAGGCCACTTTGACCTCAATGCCAAACTTCTCCCGGCAATAGCGCTGTCCGTAGAGCACCTGTCGCACCAGCGCTTCCCCATCGGGCAAGTTCAAATCAGGCTCTACCCACATGCCGCCCACCAGTTCCCAAGTGCCCTGACGAATTTGCTCTTGGATCTGTGCGAACAAATCAGGACGGTGCTGTTCCACCCACTCGTAAAGAGCAGGCGTAGAGTGACAAAAAATTAATTCGGGAAAGTCTTTTTGCAAATTCAAAACCGATTTGAACGTGCGTTCGGCAGCCTCCCAAGTTTCTGCCACAGGCCACAACCAAGCCATATCTAGATGCGCATGTCCCAACAATGAACAGGTGCGTTGCTTCAACCATTCACCGAAAGGAGCAAGCTGTTGGCGCACAGTCGCAAGTGAAGCCTGAAAACGCTCCGGTTCAGCCTGAAGGGACTTCCAGTCAATTCGCTGCACAGCTCGCTCTAGCTCGGCCACACGCTTAGGCTCAGCTGCTTGAAGATAATTGCCCAGTACTGACAATTCCGCCGCTAGCATTCCTGGATCGACTTGAGGGGCAGACGCAGCAAAATTAAGCTCAGAACGCACCAAAGCGCCATCCACATGTGCCGGGCTAGTCAAGCGCAGGACCACAGTAACGGCTCGTCCGGGCTGCACCGTCCCCAGAGGAATGCGTACGGTACTGTCAAACAGGTCCCCTTCCTGTACCAACCGACCGTCAACGTAGACCTGAGCGTGTTCCGCCCACCAAACCAGGCACAGCCGCGCCATGCAACCGCTGAGAGGATAACCCTCTAGCTCCGTCGGCCAGATGAACGTTTGCCGCAACCATAGGGGCTTACGAGCTTTCGGCCAGCTAAGATGCTCTCGGTCGTTGGGTAGCGCTAGTGGCCAGTCTGCGTCTCGATAAGCGGCATCTACCACTGGATACACAGGGCAGTCTTTTTGGCACTGTCGCCAATGCTGTTGAACCGAAA
This genomic window from Leptolyngbya sp. FACHB-261 contains:
- a CDS encoding aspartate aminotransferase family protein, which codes for MIIQPSEQLRELDQAYHLHPFTNHEEMHAAGTHIIRSAEGRFVIDQDGNRLLDGIAGLWCVNVGYGRHEIVEAVTRQMQELPYYCSFLNSTTQPPILLAERLARLAPARLNHTTFTCSGSEANETALKIIRGYYKLQGQSQKYKILSRTYAYHGVTLATTSMTGLPACYGPFDLPLPGFLQVPGPYHYGANTDLDPVAYGQWCVEETARIIEREGADTIAALFAEPIQGAGGVIVPPEGYLPALRQLCWDHNILFVADEVITGFGRLGDWFASTIWDLDPDLMTMAKGITSGYLPLGATMVSDEVAEVLIRNGYFAHGFTYSGHPTSAAAALANLDILEGEGILPWVRDQIGPYFQRQLKALAEHPAVGEARGDGLIGALEVLPRGGKAALNPKDPMGVKLSVLAREEGVIVRGIRDLIALSPPLTITETEVDFLFTSLRKALDRLW
- the uvsE gene encoding UV DNA damage repair endonuclease UvsE: MNLAVRQDNLERLPELGLVCITASDQVRYRTVTRKRLLQLSPEEQENTLRKLYTENLARLNRALDFCAEHQIRLYRMTSALFPFADDALGETILAEFSDELRSTGDRATALGIRLVLHPDQFVVLSSDRPEVIENSIKILAAQARILDLLGLPRSPWAMMEIHGGKSGRAERLIQVIRDLPEAIRSRLALENDEYAYSATEILAVCQAAEVPMVFDAHHHVIHEQLLSYEDPSVSEILLAARDTWPVPEWQLVHISNGSDSFNDQRHSDLITVMPSAYRHAPWIEIEAKLKEQAIEKLRTDWLPTLSTPYAVNAAQQ
- a CDS encoding alpha-mannosidase codes for the protein MSFESVLHLKRMTYQEAATRLTALSQVSVQQHWRQCQKDCPVYPVVDAAYRDADWPLALPNDREHLSWPKARKPLWLRQTFIWPTELEGYPLSGCMARLCLVWWAEHAQVYVDGRLVQEGDLFDSTVRIPLGTVQPGRAVTVVLRLTSPAHVDGALVRSELNFAASAPQVDPGMLAAELSVLGNYLQAAEPKRVAELERAVQRIDWKSLQAEPERFQASLATVRQQLAPFGEWLKQRTCSLLGHAHLDMAWLWPVAETWEAAERTFKSVLNLQKDFPELIFCHSTPALYEWVEQHRPDLFAQIQEQIRQGTWELVGGMWVEPDLNLPDGEALVRQVLYGQRYCREKFGIEVKVAWVPDTFGFTWQLPQILKQGGLDYFVTQKLTWNDTTQFPHTAFWWQAPDGSRIFSYMSPLVNQQIEPVKMAESTCQHEQRLGFADTLWMPGVGDHGGGPTRDMLETARQWQESPLFPTIQHTTAQVFLDRLQQSRSDFPIWNSELYLEFHRGCYTTQAAQKRANRSCEVLLAQAEIFASLASLVSGRSYPKQALETAWKKLLFNQFHDILPGSSIPQVYHDADREWQAVEQTAQQILSDSLASIAAHIAAPSSRLVFNSLNWERSEWLEGNQVSIPAIGYAALSPVSSHNEGNESFENATNLALEDLILENEFLRVRVDPETGNLSSVFDKTHQREVLSGPGNQLQAFKDEGQYWDAWNIDPNYEQHPLPAAQLLVPPQRLSPESIEVHRAIGQSQFCQRYYLAPGSRGLKISTQFIDWQEKHVLVKAAFPLATSSDRASYEIPCGVIERSTKAETPAEKAQWEVPALRWASISDGSYSVSLLNNSKYGYDCKPSQIRLTLLRGPEWPDPQADQGVHAPFDYMLYPHPGNWQTAQVVQRGQELNAPLHQAETPAQSQAVEASLTGQVQLPDQASLLDLGADNLVLMTLKQAEDDPNSFILRCYESQGRPARLVLTSPLPLRLAERVDLMERSLYSLEQDPGIQPWQIASYRLVAET